From Vanrija pseudolonga chromosome 1, complete sequence, a single genomic window includes:
- the EBP2 gene encoding rRNA-processing protein EBP2 gives MAPTNKKVGKKGAAAPAKPAAAAAGKKKAPAAKPAPVPAPTADEVEEDEDEDDEEESEDDEDEDEENGGVSEKGMKRLLELVGPEDLDEFEIARLGSDEDEEDDDEEDDDEEGEEDDEEIEEDDEEEEEEDNTIVIAEADADAVAVDELGSDVSVDEDAVPMRKLTTSNKPAMRVLTEGIKITNTPWPEHLISQSSTILDVDPSDDLQREMAFYKLALEAVPAARKLANKFGIPFSRPNDYYAEMVKSDEHMERVRTKLVEEAQGIKKSEEAKKQRELKKYGKQIQVENLKAREQDKKSFADRVAGIKRKRKDGAEIGDEGDDDEFGVGLEDDDAPRGGGRGSAGRGRGAGGKPKMPRSARDAKYSLGGSSRRAKQNDRESANDFASFGSEHKRGGGGGRGGRGGKAGGAGGRGGKAGGATPRPGKSKRHSRRK, from the exons ATGGCCCCGACAAACAAGAAGGTCGGAAAGAagggcgccgctgcccccgccaagcccgccgcggccgctgcaggcaagaagaaggcccccgccgccaagccggcTCCTGTCCCAGcacccaccgccgacgaggtcgaggaggacgaggacgaggatgacgaggaggagtccgaggatgacgaggatgaggacgaggagaacgGTGGCGTCAGCGAGAAGGGCATGAAGCGGTTGTtggagctcgtcggccccgAGGACCTGGACGAGTTCGAGATTGCTCGCctgggcagcgacgaggacgaggaggacgacgatgaggaggatgacgatgaggagggcgaggaggacgacgaggagattgaggaggatgacgaggaggaggaagaggag GACAACACCATTGTcattgccgaggccgacgcagacgccgttgccgtcgacgagcttggaTCCGACGTCTCAGTagacgaggacgcggtgcCTATGCGCAAGCTCACCACGAGCAACAAG CCCGCGATGCGTGTCCTCACCGAGGGCATCAAGATCACCAACACCCCCTGGCCGGAGCACCTGATCTCTCAGTCGTCGAccatcctcgacgtcgaccccTCTGATG ACCTGCAGCGTGAAATGGCCTTCTACAAGCTCGCTCTCGAGGCtgtccccgccgctcgcAAGCTCGCCAACAAGTTTGGCATCCCCTTCTCCCGCCCGAACGACTACTACGCCGAGATGGTCAAGTCTGACGAGCACATGGAGCGCGTGCgcaccaagctcgtcgaggaggcgcaggGCATCAAGAAGTcggaggaggccaagaagcagcgcgagctcaagaagTACGGCAAGCAGATCCAGGTCGAGAACctcaaggcgcgcgagcaggacAAGAAGAGCTTTGCGGACCGCGTGGCAGGcatcaagcgcaagcgcaaggacgGTGCCGAgatcggcgacgagggcgacgacgacgagtttggcgtcgggctcgaggacgacgatgcgccgcgcggcggtggccgcggcagTGCCGGGCGCGGACGCGGAGCAGGCGGCAAGCCCAAGATGCCCCGCTCGGCCCGCGACGCAAAGTACTCTCTGGGTGggtcgagccgccgcgcgaAGCAGAACGACCGCGAGTCGGCCAACGACTTTGCGTCCTTTGGCAGCGAGCACAagcgcggaggaggcggcggccgcggcggccgtggtggcaaggctggcggtgctggtggacgcggcggcaaggctggcggcgcgacgcccagGCCTGGCAAGAGCAAGCGCCACTCCAGGAGGAAGTAG
- the rpb2 gene encoding DNA-directed RNA polymerase II subunit RPB2, with product MDAGMSQANDGYDYNPEYDYNNEQYADGDDYDESSISQEDYWKVINSFFGNKGLVRQQLESFNEFVENTMQELVDENARLTLDQHSQHTGAVGDETRRYEINFGQIYLAKVAMTEMDGQTVSLFPQEARLRNLTYAAPLYVDMKKSTLTAGNVDDPIEAQWQPAVDANGVMQETEEDKIWIGKVPVMIRSNFCLLDDLQEEQNYNLGECPYDQGGYFIINGSEKVLIAQERMAANHVYVFKKADPSAITYFSEVTSQMEKGGKMPSKTVVRMYARNSDRTTTGSVIRASLPYTKVDIPIVIIFRALGIVPDRDVLSHICFDPNDTAMLEMLRPCIEEAFSVQDRDTALDFIGRRGQQEKGTRLTRQRAAFDILQKEMLPHVSVSEGFESKKAYFLGYMVHRLCSASLGRRELDDRDHFGKKRLDLAGPLLANLFRILFKKLTRDVYRHLQKCVETHKEFTLVNAIKPGIITNGLKYSLATGNWGDQAKAMQARAGVSQVLNRYTFASTLSHLRRTNTPIGRDGKIAKPRQLHNTHWGMVCPAETPEGQACGLVKNLALMSYISVGSYSAPVMEFLEEWGLEDQTEYSNAPSATKVFVNGVWMGIHRDAVTLHQNLLQMRRGGQLKHEVSIVRDIRERELRLYTDAGRVCRPLFIVNDDQTLMLQRSHIERIEELEEEEGKAWEEMLSTGIVEYVDAEEEETILIAMVQEDLENARKFHTREEVNKDHALHSMEAFDPTARVKSANWSQTYTHMEIHPSMILGVCASIIPFPDHNQSPRNTYQSAMGKQAMGIYLTNYQLRMDTMANILYYPQSPLATTQSMKYLKFSELPAGQNAIVAILCYSGYNQEDSVIMNQSSIDRGLFRSLYYRAYTDTEKMVGMQKVEAFEKPNRDETLRMKHGPSDRYSKLDGDGLITPATNVNGDDIIIGKTAPIPPDSEELGQRSATHTKRDVSTPMKSTEQGVVDQVMITTNADGLKFVKIRIRSTRVPQIGDKFASRHGQKGTIGITYRQEDMPFTAEGITPDIIINPHAIPSRMTIGHLVECLLSKLATLTGREGDATPFTDLTVESVSKLLRERGYQSRGLEVMYHGHTGKKLRAQVYFGPTYYQRLKHMVDDKIHARARGPLQILTRQPVEGRSRDGGLRFGEMERDCMISHGIAAFLKERMYESSDAFRLHVCDQCGLMAIANLKKQEFHCTVCRNSTQISQIYIPYAAKLLFQELQAMNVTVRMYSDGDD from the exons ATGGATGCAG GAATGTCTCAAGCCAACGATGGCTATGACTACAACCCAGAATACGACTACAACAATGAGCAGtatgccgacggcgatgactATGACGAGTCGTCCATCTCCCAGGAGGACTACTGGAAGGTCATCAACTCGTTCTTTGGAAACAAGGGTCTCGTCAGGCAACAGCTCGAGTCGTTCAACGAGTTTGTCGAGAACACGATGCAGGAGCTGGTAGACGAGAATGCTCGTCTTACCCTCGACCAGCACTCGCAACATACCGGTGCCGTGGGCGATGAGACG CGCCGGTACGAGATCAACTTTGGTCAGATCTACCTTGCCAAGGTGGCAATGACAGAAATGGACGGTCAGACGGTCAGCCTGTTTCCCCAGGAGGCGCGTCTGCGTAACCTCACGTACGCGGCGCCGCTCTATGTGGACATGAAGAAGTCGACCTTGACGGCTGGAAACGTGGATGACCCGATCGAGGCCCAGTGGCAACCCGCTGTGGACGCCAACGGTGTCATGCaggagaccgaggaggacaagatCTGGATTGGCAAGGTGCCAGTCATGATCAGGTCCAACTTCTGTTTGCTCGACGATCTCCAGGAGGAGCAGAACTACAACCTTGGAGAGTGCCCCTACGACCAGGGTGGTTACTTTATCATCAACGGTTCCGAGAAGGTCCTCATTGCCCAGGAGCGCATGGCGGCAAACCACGTCTATGTTTTCAAGAAGGCTGACCCCTCGGCCATCACCTACTTCTCCGAGGTCACAAGTCAAATGGAGAAGGGCGGCAAGATGCCGTCCAAGACGGTTGTGCGCATGTACGCACGTAACTCGGACCGAACGACCACTGGCTCGGTTATCCGCGCGTCGCTGCCTTACACCAAGGTCGACATTCCTATTGTGATCATCTTCCGTGCCCTCGGTATCGTCCCCGACCGCGACGTCCTCTCGCACATCTGTTTCGACCCCAACGACACGGCCATGCTCGAGATGCTCCGCCCCTGTATCGAGGAGGCCTTCTCGGTTCAGGACCGCGACACTGCGCTCGACTTTATCGGTCGTCGTGGCCAGCAGGAGAAGGGCACCAGGTTGACCCGTCAGCGTGCTGCCTTTGACATTTTGCAAAAGGAGATGCTCCCCCACGTGTCCGTCTCGGAGGGCTTCGAGTCCAAGAAGGCCTACTTCCTCGGCTACATGGTCCACCGTTTGTGTTCCGCctcgctcggccgccgtgagctcgacgaccgtgACCACTTTGGCAAGAAGCGTCTCGACCTTGCTGGTCCCCTGCTCGCCAACCTGTTCCGCATCCTGTTCAAGAAGCTCACCCGTGATGTCTACCGCCACTTGCAAAAGTGTGTTGAGACGCACAAGGAGTTTACACTTGTCAACGCCATCAAGCCCGGTATCATCACCAACGGTCTCAAGTACTCGCTCGCTACGGGTAACTGGGGTgaccaggccaaggcgaTGCAGGCGCGTGCCGGTGTGTCGCAGGTGTTGAACCGCTACACTTTCGCTTCTACCTTGTCGCACCTGCGGCGAACCAACACGCCCATTGGTCGTGATGGTAAGATTGCCAAGCCGCGTCAGCTTCACAACACCCACTGGGGAATG GTCTGCCCCGCCGAAACACCAGAAGGACAAGCATGTGGCCTGGTCAAGAACCTTGCCCTCATGTCGTACATCTCGGTCGGTTCCTACTCTGCCCCCGTCATGGAGTTCCTCGAGGAATGGGGTCTCGAGGACCAGACCGAGTACTCGAACGCGCCAAGCGCCACCAAGGTGTTCGTCAATGGTGTCTGGATGGGTATCCACCGTGATGCCGTTACCCTGCACCAGAATCTCTTGCAGATGCGTCGTGGTGGCCAGCTCAAGCACGAGGTTTCGATTGTGCGCGACATtcgtgagcgcgagctgcgacTCTACACCGACGCCGGTCGTGTCTGTCGACCACTGTTCAtcgtcaacgacgaccaGACTCTCATGCTTCAACGCAGCCATATTGAGCGCATCGAGGAGCtggaagaagaggaaggaAAGGCATGGGAGGAGATGCTGTCGACGGGCATTGTCGAATACGTGGacgctgaggaggaggagaccaTCCTCATCGCCATGGTTCAGGAGGACCTCGAGAACGCGCGTAAATTCCACACCCGTGAGGAGGTCAACAAGGACCACGCTCTCCACAGCATGGAGGCGTTCGACCCCACCGCGCGTGTCAAGAGTGCCAACTGGTCGCAGACCTACACCCACATGGAGATTCATCCCAGTATGATTCTCGGCGTCTGTGCCAGTATCATTCCCTTCCCAGACCACAACCAG TCGCCCCGTAACACCTACCAGTCGGCAATGGGCAAGCAGGCCATGGGCATCTACTTGACCAACTACCAGCTGCGTATGGACACGATGGCCAACATCCTCTACTACCCGCAGTCTCCTCTGGCAACGACGCAGTCGATGAAGTACCTCAAGTTCTCCGAGCTGCCTGCTGGCCAGAACGCCATTGTCGCCATTCTGTGTTACTCGGGTTACAACCAGGAAGACTCGGTCATTATGAACCAGAGTTCTATCGACCGTGGTCTGTTCCGATCGCTCTACTACCGTGCCTACACCGACACGGAGAAGATGGTCGGTATGCAGAAGGTCGAAGCCTTTGAGAAGCCGAACCGCGACGAGACGCTTCGCATGAAGCACGGCCCGAGCGACAGGTACTCCAAGCTGGACGGTGACGGTCTCATCACCCCGGCTACCAACGTCAACGGTGACGACATCATCATTGGCAAGACGGCGCCCATCCCGCCCGACAGCGAAGAGCTTGGCCAGCGATCTGCCACGCACACCAAGCGTGACGTCTCGACGCCGATGAAGAGCACGGAGCAGGGTGTGGTCGACCAGGTCATGATCACGACGAACGCCGATGGTCTCAAGTTTGTCAAGATCCGCATCCGATCGACCCGTGTTCCGCAAATCGGTGACAAGTTTGCGTCGCGTCACGGTCAGAAGGGTACTATTGGTATCACGTATCGCCAGGAGGACATGCCGTTCACCGCCGAGGGTATCACGCCCGACATTATCATCAACCCTCACGCCATTCCATCTCGAATGACGATTGGTCACTTGGTCGAATGTCTGCTGTCCAAGCTGGCGACTCTGACTGGTAGAGAGGGTGACGCTACACCGTTCACCGACCTCACGGTCGAGAGCGTGTCCAAGCTGCTCCGTGAGCGAGGATACCAGTCGCGCGGTCTCGAGGTCATGTACCACGGCCACACAGGCAAGAAGCTCCGCGCACAGGTCTACTTCGGTCCCACGTACTACCAGCGTCTCAAGCACATGGTGGACGACAAGATTCACGCTCGTGCCCGTGGTCCTCTCCAGATCCTGACTCGTCAGCCTGTTGAGGGTCGTTCGCGTGACGGTGGTCTTCGATTCGGTGAAATGGAACGCG ATTGTATGATCTCTCACGGTATCGCGGCGTTCCTCAAGGAGAGGATGTACGAGTCGTCGGACGCGTTCCGTCTGCACGTGTGCGACCAGTGTGGTCTGATGGCCATTGCAAACCTCAAGAAGCAAGAGTTCCACTGCACTGTTTGTCGGAACAGCACGCAGATTAGTCAGATTTATATCCCTTACGCTGCCAAG CTCTTGTTCCAGGAGCTGCAGGCGATGAACGTCACTGTGCGCATGTACTCTGACGGTGACGACTAG